ctcctctgcctcccccctctgtatctggcccccccgggtgaaggaataagtatcggcagcttacctccgcagggCGCCCgtgatgactgcagacgtccgtcttcagggcacttctcgctctagtggccggctttgaactgcgcgtcatcagttcaagccggccactagagcgagaagtgccctgaagacggacgtctgcagtcatcgcgggcgccctgcggaggtaagctgccgatacttattccttcacccgggggggccagatacagaggggggaggcagaggaggctagcggggggcagcgcgatgctataggatcagcgcgggagcctgccaaaggtaagttgccgctgctagtaacactccatccggggggccaggagacgcaggtgggagggaggaaggctggggGGCACTGGATGACAtatgggggggcactggaggacataaggggggcactggaggacatatgggggggcactggaggacatatggggggcagtggaggacatatggggggcactggaggacatatgggggggcactggaggacatatgggggcactggaggacatatggggggcactgtaggacatatgggggggcactggaggacatatggggggcactggaggacatatgggggggcactggaggacatatggggggcactggaggacatatggggggcactggaggacatatggggggcactggaggacatatgggggggcactggaggacatatggggggcactggaggacatatgggggcacaggagcacacatgaggacacacaggaggggcacagaaggacacgtgggaggacacatgaggacacaggacacatggggggcacagaaggacacatgggggcacatgaggacaaatcgggggcacattaggatacacaggaggacacatgggaggcacagaaggacacatgggggcacatgaggacacatggggggcacattaggatacacaggaggacacatgggaggcacagaaggacacatggggggcacatgaggacacagggcacatgaggacacatggggggcacattaggacacacaggaagacacatgggaggtacagaaggacacatggggggcacaggaggacacacagaaggacacatgaggatgtggggggcacaggaggacacatgaggacacacaaggttatgtacaagacgctcctggaatacggacgcaccaggtttagtattttttttttcccctggtttttgccctctaaacctaggtgcgtcttatattccggagcgtcttatacgacgCGAAATACGGTAATCTATACACTATATACCGTAGTCTTACCATATGTcctaacagtgacagggggtgaccacACAGTGGTGTGGGTAACGTTGGCAAGATTCAGTGTAGCCAGGCAGGCAAAGTGCTGCAGGTTGTCTGTACGATGAGCTGTGAACCTAAATGAAGTCTTCCGGTTTTGTAGACCTTTATCTAAGTCCTCACTATAGGACTTATGTAGAAATGGTTCTCCTCCTCTGGTCAGTGATATAGTGAGATAGTTGACAGGAGCCACTCCTTCAGCTGAACATGTAACTTCATATTCTTTACCCTCCTTTAGTTCCTTCTCCAACTGCATAGTCACTCTAGATGGCAGAACTGCAATaaaatagcacacaaataaattgcTACAGAATTAGTAGAACTTTCCATGTCCTGTTTCTGTCCCTTCtttgtgagggtgtgtgtgtgtgtgttgatgtgGAAGAGGAGCTGAGGTTTCTGCTCTTTATCCATATTATAGGAAGCTGTAGTTACCTCCCGTACCACAAGATGGAGCCCCCCTCACCTCTATGAGCTGGATTGCACATGCAGGAAGGAATGCTGAACTCACAAAGAACAGGAAGTGGAACACACAAACTCTAGAAGTATGTGCTACACATAAGTTGAGGTACAGGAAGTGCAGAGAGTAGAGATGTGAaactcggatcttttcaatgatccggatgattcgaatcggatcattgaaaagatccggatctttgatcattttactactgaagcattcaggggtgaattgaacagcaggacaggtctgtggacaggagaaggggaggggggtggacacacagagaaggggagaagatagacagagggcagggagtggacagaggagggacgagcagagagcagaaatgtttgcacacaatacccacatgctgcaatcatatgctttacatatttcacctatatggtcATCTGTATAttcccattccccaaagcattcccagaagataagtgcagctgtttagagcgagtgcaggaggatcatattgcactgcaatcacagtgcctgcaaagttactgagttgTGCTGagttgagccaaaagcttccaatgtgttcactgtgcacaactacggaacacacagcctataatgagaagcacgtttcagccagtatgtgtgctctacacatatctggcagtggcaccgatgtctagggttgccaggtcggctgatggacagggggtggagttaggggcggagtcagaagcgcacttttatgtagagtggggctaagcaatgggctttttaaaaaatgttttttacagtatttatatcgcactgacatcttctgcagcacattacagagtacatagccatgtcactaactgtcctcaccagtacatgcacataagagaccacttttcaccagtaaatgcacataataagagaccgcttttcaccagtaaatgcacataataagagacagagaagaaaactattacaaaactggaaaactatgcatataatgcaatgcatttatggcgtttttgcacagtgaagtggtcgatttcttgcgggaagttttaaaatttatttatttttttccaccaaaattttttattgagaacaataaagtggacatacataggcataaagttaaaatataaatctgcgcatacatgtatgtacacattttgagcaaatataacaaatataacagtataacagtataaattgcgttgtacaatagtatgaattcaagtgtaaagtatagtaagcagcgggctcaggcgagattgaatgagattgaaagtcacgcctggactatacggaggggagatagagcggagccaatgcacacaaagagcggaaatacaaccagagaattatgggtcactcactcaccatatctccagactcctgaccttaccttgcttccttcgcagatgcagaatcgcattgcaaatgacgtgagtgacgcacgtcatgcgtgcgttggcaacgcagcgttggcgttgccgtagcaacgtcgggaagcgcgggctcgggggcggtacttaagctggcgtaacttacgccgcgtaagctggctggctgtgcctttgactgacagccaggcagcgaatcagcggtcgcgcagcgctggcggacgggtggcggcaagtggcaaaaggcataaaaccggacatcttaattgtctggtttaacatgcctttttggacaggacacagcggccaaaaaccggactgtccggtctaaaaccggacacctggcaaccctaccgatgtcccctctctctcatctacttgtggctgtgcaaggctgcctcccctccaactgagcgatccatctctgctctgcttccaggaccccgctgaccgctgagagggggcgtgtcgctcctggccccgcccctgttgcgatccgaatcactcattttgatgattcggatcattcgactcacaaaatagattcggatcaaagatccgaatcgttcatgatccggacaacactagcagaGAGGACGTGCCTGCTGAAACCAGACCTgaagtcagaacttcctctctgctctaaaagatatgtaaAAGCAAAATAACCTATGCAGATTCGCCTAGGtatagtgaaaacgggccctagttggttttaaaaaagatcggtgtgattagtagtgattaacttattgatgaaagaaagggaggagcgctgaaaggtgtaaattgctctggtcctaaatggGTGAAAACCCCTCAGtgttcaagtggttaatattagaaTATAggcaaatttaccaatattctgctatcgGCTTTCCAGGCCCTCTTTTATTATGTATGCCAGCCGGACTGCTAGAATAGTGGCCCGTGAAAGGGAAAGCcagccagcatctttgcataagTCATTGCCAGGTTGAGCTATTAAAAATAATAGATAAAATCTTGACCCCCCATCGGGAGGTGAACTAGTGTAGAACCTGTTGGTAAGAAGTTCAGAACTGTTATCACAATacaaactgtaagtgacagctacataggaagttAAAAAGAAGAACAAAAAGGATAGTGCATTTACCTAGTTATATagataactagctgattgcctgggaatgtatttggctggtgttggctccgcccactttttctaaccctaacatacaattactcaatgaccaagtttgtgagcttttggggtctttggcatcagtaatttgcattgaaatgaaacaaatctgattggctgtttgtggctccaccccatttctgaatttgaaccccagtgacccaataaccaactgtaccaggtttgaagcccgtgcccttgaaaagcaataggtgaggtttgattcacttttgtaggctccactcacttttctgaatattaatcccagtcacccagtgaccaactgcgcaaagtttaaaaaccctataCAAAAAGAGATGAATGCATCCGCACTCCGAGTATGAGCTGTATAATTACATAGTGTGCTAGCTACAGGACCAAAAGAGGAGTTTCTGGAAAGGAAGGGCAAAAGCGATCCTGTACAAATTGCTGCACCACCAATTATGAATGTAACAAAACTTTATTGGACATTCTACAAAAAcatcataaaaacattaaaacagtTACTGTAACCAGCAAATCACCACAATGCGGTATAATGTGGGAAAACAGATACACAAATGCCTCACCTCCTATATCTCAAATAGACCCTAACGGCTGCCAACAAGGTACTCAAAGTGGGTTCATGAGATTGAGCCCACCATTGGGTATATGAGACCCGGGTCTGAGCTAATAGTCTGAAATTGAATAATAAGGGTGGATTTCACCAGGGAAGGATCTCCTATAAACCACCGTGAGAATAAGATCAAAAAAGTGCTAAGTGCATGACAATATGCTCATGAGCCATGAGAATTGATAACCATAAACATATATGGACAGTGCATA
This DNA window, taken from Hyperolius riggenbachi isolate aHypRig1 chromosome 3, aHypRig1.pri, whole genome shotgun sequence, encodes the following:
- the ICAM4 gene encoding intercellular adhesion molecule 4, whose translation is MAYVLPSRVTMQLEKELKEGKEYEVTCSAEGVAPVNYLTISLTRGGEPFLHKSYSEDLDKGLQNRKTSFRFTAHRTDNLQHFACLATLNLANVTHTTVWSPPVTVRTYESIGSRGQREEPVTFTILTMLFSSFFYYFCK